Proteins from a single region of Mytilus trossulus isolate FHL-02 chromosome 2, PNRI_Mtr1.1.1.hap1, whole genome shotgun sequence:
- the LOC134708131 gene encoding 5-hydroxytryptamine receptor 4-like translates to MLPMEGINFAINYTESDDLTIDASPEMGDKDTLLIIMDCLVNVFVLLLNISLAVLILCHSKIRQQLFYWRVLNLCLSDLIVGVLVLPFGISYTHNYAWLHGHVLCQTYVILDVTHFGFSSLVITTMCADRFLSKLLELYPDKLRIIKFVQLFLFIMPWFFTLCLFLPLLLSSVKTMGVVFRHTCGFILHDDMLVPTAVVAYLIPNLLLILTTVIMLIIFKVKRPVWYRLDEPEAPGSHITPHLRSSTIATLIVSCITMLFWFPYLVNMFIMVTCRSHRCFPGLEVFKATLILCTLTSLFTPCLWLSDDEIRTAAKQSVRRIRAFCLKPLVVREQQYNEHINEEDL, encoded by the coding sequence ATGCTTCCAATGGAGGGgattaactttgccattaactATACTGAAAGCGATGACTTAACCATAGATGCCTCCCCTGAAATGGGGGACAAAGATACACTGTTGATTATAATGGACTGTTTAGTTAATGTATTTGTTCTACTACTAAATATCTCTCTTGCAGTATTAATTCTCTGTCACTCAAAGATACGACAACAACTATTCTATTGGAGggttttaaatttgtgtttgtcTGACCTTATCGTTGGGGTATTAGTACTGCCGTTCGGAATAAGTTACACGCACAACTATGCTTGGCTACATGGTCATGTACTTTGTCAAACGTATGTTATTCTGGATGTTACACATTTTGGATTTTCTTCTTTAGTCATTACAACGATGTGCGCGGACAGATTCTTGTCGAAACTTTTGGAGCTGTATCCGGATAAACTACGGATTATAAAGTTTGTGCAACTGTTTCTGTTCATCATGCCTTGGTTTTTCACATTATGTCTTTTTCTGCCATTACTTTTATCTAGCGTAAAAACAATGGGTGTAGTGTTCCGCCATACTTGTGGCTTTATATTACACGACGATATGCTAGTTCCGACAGCCGTTGTTGCATACTTGATACCAAATTTACTGTTAATCTTAACCACTGTTATCATGTTGATTATCTTCAAAGTAAAACGGCCTGTATGGTATAGACTGGACGAACCAGAGGCTCCTGGGAGTCACATCACTCCACATCTTAGATCCTCCACCATTGCAACATTAATTGTTAGTTGTATTACCATGTTGTTTTGGTTCCCTTATTTGGTCAATATGTTCATAATGGTAACCTGTAGATCTCATCGGTGCTTTCCAGGTTTAGAAGTATTCAAAGCAACATTAATACTGTGTACTCTGACATCACTATTTACACCTTGCCTCTGGTTAAGTGACGATGAGATCAGAACGGCTGCGAAACAGTCCGTTCGGAGGATACGGGCCTTTTGTCTGAAACCATTGGTTGTGCGGGAACAACAGTATAATGAACATATAAACGAAGAAGATTTataa